The window GAGATTGGTTTAATCCAGATCACGCTTGTGGATTGGCAGTATCGCCGTAAGGTGAAAACTATTATTGATGAACTAAAACAAACCACAGACCAGTACGCTGGAGTGGAAATTGAGTACAAGTTTCCTGAAGCGGGTCCACCAACCGAGCACGACTTAGTGATTGAAATGTCAGGTTCAACGCTAAGTGGTCTAGACGAAGGTGCCAAAATGGTTCGTCATTGGGCAGAGGTTTATCCTGCCTTTACCAATATCAGTGATAACTCGAGTAAAGACGGTATTGACTGGCAGATCGATATTCGCCGCGATGACGCCGCGCGTTTTTTAGCAGATGCAACACTGGTTGGAAACACGGTGCAGTTTGTCACTAATGGCTTAAAATTGGGCGACTACCTGCCCGATGACTCGACTGAGGAAGTCGACATATTGGTTCGCTACCCAGAAGATAAGCGTGATATTGGCCGCTTTGATCAATTGCGAGTTAAAACCGCTGCCGGGCTGGTTCCGATCACTAACTTCGCCAGCATTATTCCTGAACATAAACAGGATACGATCCGTCGTGTTGATGGGCACAGGGTGATCAGTGTATTTGCGGATATCAGAGAAGGCCATAACCTGGCGCTTGAATTACCGAAAGTAGAAGCGGCGCTAAAAGCGTTAGCTTTGCCAGAGGGCATCGAGTTTAAGATCCGTGGTCAGAACGAAGAGCAGGAAAACTCCTCTGCGTTTTTGCTCAACGCATTTATCGTGGCGTTGGTGGGGATGGCGTTGATCTTAATTACCCAGTTCAATAGTTTCTACCAAGCGTTTCTTATCCTCAGTGCAGTGCTGTTTTCGACGGTTGGGGTGTTCGCGGGTTTGTTGATCTTCCAGAAACCGTTCGGTGTGATCATGTCGGGTATCGGTGTCATTGCGTTGGCGGGGATTGTGGTGAACAACAATATCGTCTTGATCGACACATACAACCAGCTACTCAAACGCGGGTTGGATAAGCGTGATGCGATACTGAGAACTGGTGTACAGCGTTTGCGTCCAGTACTACTTACGACGGTCACGACGATTCTAGGCTTGCTGCCAATGGTGTTGGAAATGAACATTGATTTGATAAACCAGAAAGTCGAGTTTGGTGCACCAAGCACCCAGTGGTGGTCTCAGTTAGCCACTGCTGTTTCTGGTGGGCTCGCTTTTGCAACACTACTGACGCTGGTTTTAACGCCTTGCCTACTTATGCTTGGGAAAGAGCATCTATCTGATGAGGGAAAAATGGTAGGCAAAGGGAAAGAGGTGACATAATTCGCCTAATGCAGTCACTTAAGGGTTTCTATAAGGTCATTCCAGCGAGCCTTAGCAAGACTAGGAATCTAGTATCAGCGCGCTGAGAATATAAAGAAATACCTTTGATAACAAAGTACTCGGATAGAAGATCCTGAATCACGCTCCTTCGTCGCGGTTCAGGATGACGGTTGACTGGAGTATTCTGTTTGTTGTTAACGGATTGGCATTAGACATCACTCGCCTCTTTCCCTGTTCTACTCGTTTATTTCATAGTTAACAGTTGGCTGTAACGATCAAGCTTAGCCATGTTGATTTTTGCATTCGCCAAAAAGGTTTGTCTCGCTTGCCCTGTTAACGATTTTGACTGAGGCAAGTTAACCGTACGCGGGTTCTTGTGTACTCCGTTTACTAGGAACTCGTAATGCAGGTGGGGGCCGGTAACACGGCCCGTACCGCCTAAGGTACCGATGGTTTGGCCCTGTTTTACACGTTGACCTGTTTTGACGGTGCGCTTGGTTAGGTGTAAATACTTAGTGATGTAGGTGTTACTGTGTTTAATGAACACGTAATTACCATTAAATTTGTTGTATGACGATTTTTGCACAATGCCATCACCAGCAGCCCAAATAGGCGTACCAACAGGTGCAGCATAGTCGGTTCCTCGGTGAGGACGAACTTTACCTGTCACCGGGTGTAGGCGACGAGGGTTAAAGTTGGAACTTACACGACGAAAATCCAACGGCGCGCGTAAAAAGGCTTTCTTCATTGCTCGGCCATTTTCATCGTAATACTTACCGGATTTCTCATCCAGAATTGCCGTGAAGGTATCACCCTGATTTTTGAAAACAGCCGCAATGATCTTTCCTCGGCCAATCACTTCCCCTTCAACAACTTCTTCCTGATATAGCACTCGGAAAGTGTCGTTCTTACGAATATCTAGCGCAAAATCGATATCCCAGCCAAAAATACCAGCTAACTCCATGATCTGGTTCGCGTTTAAGCCTGAAGAAATGCCCGCATTCCAGAAGTTAGATTTGATGGTCGCTTCTGCGAAGTTGTATTGATAATCGACCTCTTTTTTATCGATTTCAGATACGTAGTTGCCATTTTGTAGCTTGATTCGGAAGGTTTCGAAAGCGCTTAAGGTACGTCGTAATTGAACTAAGTTGTTATTTTCATCAAAACCGAATTGCAGCCTGTCGCCTGGTCGAAGACGTGTTAACTGCTTTTCCACTTCTTTGTCTGAGGAAACCAGCTCATGCAGAATACGTGCAGATAAGCCGACACGGTTAAAGAGAATGGCGGCACTTTCGCCGTTTTTGACGTTGTATGTTTCCCAGCGCAAAACGGACGAGAATGTGGAAGAGGTTCCGTTTAATGTCGTCAATTCCATAGAAATTGGCACAGGATAATATTGCCCTACTTTTAAGCGGCTTTGTTGTGGATCGAGTTCTTGCGGATCGGGCAAAAAAAACAGTGCGAAGATAATCAGCGCACTAAAAAAGCCGATCAATACTTTGTGCAAGAGTGGAAGTCGGACAAAAATCGAATGCATGACGTACTTGTTTGCTAAATTAAACATAAAAAATGACAACTACCTAGTCTAACGTGTTTCAAAATGCATCGCTATTCAAGTAATATGTCCAGCTATTATATTTTGCCAAATCTGTGGGAGTGAACAAGAATGGCGAGCATTGAAGCTGCACTAGCCGAGATTAAGCGCGGTGTTGAAGAGCTGATTCCAGAAGAAGAGCTGATCGCAAAACTAAAAGAAGACCGTCCTTTACGTATTAAATTAGGTGCTGATCCAACGGCACCTGATATTCACCTGGGCCATACGGTTATTTTCAATAAGCTTCGCTTGTTCCAAGAGTTAGGCCATGAAGTGACGTTTCTAATTGGTGACTTTACTGCAATGGTTGGTGACCCAACTGGTAAAAACTCAACTCGTCCACCGCTTAGCCGTGAAGATGTACTGCGTAATGCTGAAACGTACAAAGAGCAGGTGTTTAAGATTCTAGATCCTGCAAAAACTAAGATTCAATTTAACTCAGAGTGGCTATCTGACCTTGGCGCAGAAGGCATGATTCGTCTTGCGGCTAATCAAACTGTTGCTCGTATGTTAGAGCGTGATGACTTTAAAAAGCGTTACACCGGTGGTCAGCCAATCGCCATTCACGAGTTTATGTACCCATTACTGCAGGGCTGGGACTCCGTTGAAATGAAAACGGATGTCGAGCTTGGCGGTACTGACCAGAAGTTCAACCTGCTAATGGGCCGAGAACTACAACGATCTCACGGTCAGAAGCCTCAGGTCGTACTAATGATGCCTCTTCTTGTTGGTCTTGATGGCGAGAAGAAGATGTCTAAGTCTGCGAACAACTACATTGGTATCAGCGAAGCACCAAGCGAAATGTTCGGTAAGATTATGTCGATCTCTGATGATTTGATGTGGAGTTACTACGAACTTCTGTCTTTCCGTCCGCTGGAAGAGGTTGCCCAGTTTAAGGCTGATGTTGAAGCTGGTAAGAACCCTCGTGACATCAAAGTACTACTTGCGAAAGAAATCATCGCACGTTTCCACAGTGAAGCCGACGCTGATGCGGCGGAGCAAGAGTTTGTTAACCGTTTTGCTAAGAACCAAATCCCTGATGAAATGCCAGAATTTGAGTTCGAGGCAGGTCGTCCGGTAAGCAACCTACTGAAAGAAGCGGGTTTATGTCCATCATCTTCAGACGCGATGCGCATGGTAAAACAGGGCGCGGCTAAGATTGATGGTGAGAAAGTGGCAGACAGCAAATTCACACCAGAAGCAGGCACTTACGTATTCCAAGTTGGTAAACGTAAATTCGCTCGTATTACGATTCAGTAATTATTAACTGAGCAAAATGAAAGCGCCGAATAGGGCGCTTTTTGTTTAAGAATAGAATAGCTTAGTGGTGCGGAGCTACTTTTTCGGTACCGCCTGACTAAAGTTCACTACATCGTTATAAAACAGTTTCTCAAAACTGGTAATCGGGGCGACAGCAGGTTTGCTTCCGTCGGTTTTTTCTGGGAAGTAATCAGACACAAACTGGACAAAGACGGTATTTGGTTTGCCATTTTTATCCAGACCATAGCCTGCCATATTATAAGTCCCGTACAAAGATCCACTTTTCGCAATAAGTTGCCCTTTAATCGGTGCATGACGCATGCTTTGTCGGTACTGAAGTGTGCCCGACTCCCCTGATTTTGGCATGATTGCGATCAGGTTGAGTTGTTTCTCATTTTTCCATATATAACGTAGTATCTCTGCCATTTTGGTCGCAGAGAGTCGATTGTTTCTCGACAGCCCTGAACCATCTTCCAAACGTGCTTGTCGAATATCAACCCCCGTATTGGCGAAGATGATTTGTTTTATTGCTTCAGTACCATTGGTAAAGCTGCCTGGTTGAACAAAAAATTTTGCGCCAAGCGTTTTAGTCAGCGTGTCGGCGATCAGATTATCAGAACGTTTTAGCATCTGATCAAGCAAAACAGGCAAGGGCTGGGACTGATGCAGGGCGAGTAGTTTGCGCTGTTTCTTCGGCGGGAAACCTACCTTTATTCTGCCTTTTAGTTCAATGTTTAATTGAGCGAGCAAAGTGGCAACTTTTTTGCTGGTATACATTTCAGGGTCTTGAACCGCGAACTTAAGAGGTAACGGTTTCTCTCTTGAAACTAGACAACCATTCAGCTCATAACGATTGTCTGGATTGGGCAGAAGATCTAAATCACAGTGCCGACTTTTCTGAATTGCTCTTGTGACCGTCTCTACCGAACTTTTTACATGGATGGGTTGATGTTCAGGTACAAACACCCGTGTTCCACCATCTTTCTGTGTGTAAATGGACGCTTGTACACAGTTTTTATTTAGTGTGATGGCGGATGCTGGAGCGCTATAACAAACACCAAGAATATCCCACGGCCATCCTACAGCGCGGTTATAACCAGTAAACACGCTGTTATCGAGCCACAAATCACCGCCGATGCGTTTTAAGCCATTTTTTTTGGCGAGGGTAAGAAGATCTTTTAGATCTTTCGTCTGCAGTGTTGGGTCACCTACAAAAGTGATAACCGCATCTGATTTAGAGGCTTCAAGCTTAGTACGAAATCTAAAATTATCGCCTAGCTCTAGCTTGGCAGCTAAAGCGGTGACTATCTTTAGCGTACTGGCTGGTGGAAATAGCTGCTCGGTAGGGTGAATACCGGAAAGTTCTGCATTATCAGTGAGTTTTTCAGCAACCAGACTTATTCGCGCACCCTCTGGTAGCACTTCCTGATGTGGGTATGCTTGCGTGGCTAACGGGCAGAGCAGGGAAAGTAGAAATAGAGAGCAACGTAAACGCATAGGGGTACTATCTGAGGTGAGACATGTAGTTGAGTATACCCAAGTTCTCCTAAGATGCTAGGCGGAGTAGAACTGGTTTTTCGTCGTTTATTCATCAGGCAATCATAAGGAAACGAAGGCCATGATTTATCGTTGCAGATAAAAATGCCCGCAAGAAGCGGGCACTGAGTATTCAAGTCTAAAGACTGGAATTAGAAGTCGTAACGTAGACCTAGAGCTAGCTCGTCTTCCGAATCGATCTTAGTTGCGGTTGTTTTAGTGCCTGTAGAACCAAACTTATCGCCAGAGTCGATTAGGTTAAAGTTGTATGATACGTAACCACGGAAGTTAGGTTTGAAGTAGTAAGAAGCGTCAATAGCAATGTTGTCTGCAGACGTTTCGTCGTTTGTCTCTGCGTTGTTGTACGTTGTTGTGAACACAGTTTGACCTAGAGTGTAAGCACCTGCTAGCTCGTAACCTGTGTAGTCAACAGTACCTGCAAAGTCATCAGTCATCTTTTCACCATCAGTGAATACACCAGCGAAGTATAGATCGCCCATAGTGTAAGATGCTGCTAGCATGTATTCGTTAGCTTCGTCTTGTTCTGCATAACCAGCTGCTAAGTCAATACCAGTGTTTGCTAGTGCGTAGATCGCAGATAGTGAGTAGCCGTCTTGGTCGTTGTCTGAGAAGTCACCGTTAGCGTTCTCAACGCGATCTGCGAAGCGGTAGCTTGCTTTCACGCTTAGGTTCTCGAATTGACCTTTGTATGCCATCATGTTGTCTGCACGGTCAGCTACTGAAAGTTTGTCAGCTGCTGAGTTACCGTGGTAACCCATGATATCTGTGAAATCAGTGATAACGCCTAGAGCACCTTCGTTTTTACCGTAAGAGAACTCACCCCAAGCGCCGCCTAGACCAGCATATGCAAGACGAGTATCTAGAGAGTCTTCACCGCTAATGTCTTTGCCATTTTCATCAAAGTCTGCGGTAGTGAATTCACCTTCCCAGAAACCAACGCCGTATAGGTTGTCGCTGACTTGTTGTTTGCCAAGGAAGTTTAGACGGATGCGAGAGTTATCTTGAGCGTCGCCATCTTTCATAGATAGGCGTGCTTCAGCGCGGCCACCCATTTCTAGAGAAGTGCCATCTTGGTTGTAAAGTTCAGCTGCGTTTACGCCAGTTGCCATTGCTGCTGCAGATACAGAAAGAGCAATTAGAGTCTTTTTCATCTTATTTGTCCTAGTTAGCTGTCCATAATTCATTGTTGTATGGGGGAGAGGTTCTCTCTCACAAGCTATTGGTCTCAAAGAAATGCTATACACGTGAGTACATCAGTGCACGTAAGTCTTTGATCGAACAACTTGCTGGACACGTTTTACCGCTAAAGTTTCGATGTGAGTTAGTAAAATGATATAAATTTCGGTAATGAACGCTGTTCGATTGTCTTTTTTGTTGAAGTATGTCGATGATATATTGATGTTTTTTTAATTTTACTAATAATTTAGTGTTGATTAGATTTTATGTTTTTTGAGGTTTTTGGCGTAATGAACAGTGTTGTTTTCAATAAATTACAATAATATCTAAACTAAATAGTGACGCCCATCATTCTCCTCGAGTTGCATAGTGACACTCGATATCAAATTAGGGTGATTTCGCACCTGAGTTTGTTTAAACTAGATAAAACACATCTTCAAACGCACTACCCAGTCAACTGACAGGGTAGGGTTTTTTTGCCCAAAACATATTTGGGCATGAGGTTAAATAATGGAAAAAGTTCCAATGACACTTCGTGGCGAACAAATGCTACGTGAAGAATTAGATCGTTTACTTAAGCTACGTCCTCAAATTTCAGCGGCGATTGCAGAAGCTCGTGAGTTAGGTGATTTAAAAGAAAATGCTGAATACCACGCCGCGCGTGAAGAGCAGGGTATTTGTGAAGCGCAGATCCGCGATATCGAATACAAGCTGTCGGTCGCTCAAGTTATTGATGTCACAAAAATGGAAAACACGGGTAAAGTGATTTTTGGCACAACAGTGACTTTGATTGATGTCGATACTGATGAAGAAAAAACGTACCAAATTGTCGGCGATGATGAAGCAGACATTAAAGCTGGTCGTATTTCTGTTAGCTCTCCAATTGCTCGTGGCCTGATTGGTAAAATGGAAGGCGATGAGGTCGTTATCGAAACCCCAGGCGGTGCAAAAGATTTCGAGATTGACCGAGTTGAATATCTGTAATCAGATAGCATTGTTCTGTTTATCAAACGTAAAAAGGTCGCCATTGGCGACCTTTTCTTCAGCAACGTAAGTATTGATTACTTGCGAGGGATTTCGATTTTACGCTCTTCAGATTGGCGATACAGTACAAGTACTTTACCAATAGTCTGAACTTTTTCTGCGCCCGTCTCTCGTACGATAGCGTCGATGATTAGCTGTTTAGTCTCACGATCTTCTGAAGCAACTTTTATTTTGATCAGTTCGTGATGGTTTAGAGCGATTTCAATTTCTGCTAGCACGGCTTCTGTAAGTCCATTTGCGCCCATTAGCACAACAGGTTTTAAACTGTGAGCCAGGCCTTTTAGGTGCTGCTTTTGTTTGGTGCTTAGGTTCATTACGCGGCCAATTTTCTTTAAACTAAGGGTTGAAAAAAGCTATTTTAACGCCATCTATTGCTGAAGACTATAATTTATTGAGTAATAGGTTGCGCCTATTAAAACAATAGCTCCTATTTGTGCCTTGTTAGGATTAAAATGAGTAAACAAAAACATTCAGCGAGTTCTGGTCGTTGGTTGAAAGAACACTTTGATGATAAATACGCGAACGAAGCTCGTAAAAAAGGTTACCGTTCACGTGCTTACTTCAAAATTGATGAAATCCAAACCAAAGACAAGCTGTTAAAACCAGGTATGACCGTGGTCGATTTGGGCGCGGCACCAGGTGGTTGGTCCCAGTATGCTGCTAAAATAGTAGGAGATAATGGTCAAATTATTGCGTGTGATTTGTTACCAATGGACCCGATTGCTGGTGTAAGCTTTTTACAAGGTGACTTTCGTGACGATGCAGTATTAGATGCGTTGTTAGAAAGAATCCAGCCATCGATGGTGGACGTAGTTATGTCTGATATGGCACCTAACATTGCTGGCAATAACTCTGTCGATCAACCTAGAGCTATGTATTTAGTTGAATTGGCCTTAGATATGTGTCGACAAGTTCTAGCGCCTAATGGTAGCTTTGTTGTTAAAGTTTTCCAGGGTGAAG is drawn from uncultured Vibrio sp. and contains these coding sequences:
- a CDS encoding peptidoglycan DD-metalloendopeptidase family protein, translated to MHSIFVRLPLLHKVLIGFFSALIIFALFFLPDPQELDPQQSRLKVGQYYPVPISMELTTLNGTSSTFSSVLRWETYNVKNGESAAILFNRVGLSARILHELVSSDKEVEKQLTRLRPGDRLQFGFDENNNLVQLRRTLSAFETFRIKLQNGNYVSEIDKKEVDYQYNFAEATIKSNFWNAGISSGLNANQIMELAGIFGWDIDFALDIRKNDTFRVLYQEEVVEGEVIGRGKIIAAVFKNQGDTFTAILDEKSGKYYDENGRAMKKAFLRAPLDFRRVSSNFNPRRLHPVTGKVRPHRGTDYAAPVGTPIWAAGDGIVQKSSYNKFNGNYVFIKHSNTYITKYLHLTKRTVKTGQRVKQGQTIGTLGGTGRVTGPHLHYEFLVNGVHKNPRTVNLPQSKSLTGQARQTFLANAKINMAKLDRYSQLLTMK
- the tyrS gene encoding tyrosine--tRNA ligase; this encodes MASIEAALAEIKRGVEELIPEEELIAKLKEDRPLRIKLGADPTAPDIHLGHTVIFNKLRLFQELGHEVTFLIGDFTAMVGDPTGKNSTRPPLSREDVLRNAETYKEQVFKILDPAKTKIQFNSEWLSDLGAEGMIRLAANQTVARMLERDDFKKRYTGGQPIAIHEFMYPLLQGWDSVEMKTDVELGGTDQKFNLLMGRELQRSHGQKPQVVLMMPLLVGLDGEKKMSKSANNYIGISEAPSEMFGKIMSISDDLMWSYYELLSFRPLEEVAQFKADVEAGKNPRDIKVLLAKEIIARFHSEADADAAEQEFVNRFAKNQIPDEMPEFEFEAGRPVSNLLKEAGLCPSSSDAMRMVKQGAAKIDGEKVADSKFTPEAGTYVFQVGKRKFARITIQ
- the dacB gene encoding serine-type D-Ala-D-Ala carboxypeptidase, with the translated sequence MRLRCSLFLLSLLCPLATQAYPHQEVLPEGARISLVAEKLTDNAELSGIHPTEQLFPPASTLKIVTALAAKLELGDNFRFRTKLEASKSDAVITFVGDPTLQTKDLKDLLTLAKKNGLKRIGGDLWLDNSVFTGYNRAVGWPWDILGVCYSAPASAITLNKNCVQASIYTQKDGGTRVFVPEHQPIHVKSSVETVTRAIQKSRHCDLDLLPNPDNRYELNGCLVSREKPLPLKFAVQDPEMYTSKKVATLLAQLNIELKGRIKVGFPPKKQRKLLALHQSQPLPVLLDQMLKRSDNLIADTLTKTLGAKFFVQPGSFTNGTEAIKQIIFANTGVDIRQARLEDGSGLSRNNRLSATKMAEILRYIWKNEKQLNLIAIMPKSGESGTLQYRQSMRHAPIKGQLIAKSGSLYGTYNMAGYGLDKNGKPNTVFVQFVSDYFPEKTDGSKPAVAPITSFEKLFYNDVVNFSQAVPKK
- a CDS encoding porin; translation: MKKTLIALSVSAAAMATGVNAAELYNQDGTSLEMGGRAEARLSMKDGDAQDNSRIRLNFLGKQQVSDNLYGVGFWEGEFTTADFDENGKDISGEDSLDTRLAYAGLGGAWGEFSYGKNEGALGVITDFTDIMGYHGNSAADKLSVADRADNMMAYKGQFENLSVKASYRFADRVENANGDFSDNDQDGYSLSAIYALANTGIDLAAGYAEQDEANEYMLAASYTMGDLYFAGVFTDGEKMTDDFAGTVDYTGYELAGAYTLGQTVFTTTYNNAETNDETSADNIAIDASYYFKPNFRGYVSYNFNLIDSGDKFGSTGTKTTATKIDSEDELALGLRYDF
- the greA gene encoding transcription elongation factor GreA; this encodes MEKVPMTLRGEQMLREELDRLLKLRPQISAAIAEARELGDLKENAEYHAAREEQGICEAQIRDIEYKLSVAQVIDVTKMENTGKVIFGTTVTLIDVDTDEEKTYQIVGDDEADIKAGRISVSSPIARGLIGKMEGDEVVIETPGGAKDFEIDRVEYL
- the yhbY gene encoding ribosome assembly RNA-binding protein YhbY, with translation MNLSTKQKQHLKGLAHSLKPVVLMGANGLTEAVLAEIEIALNHHELIKIKVASEDRETKQLIIDAIVRETGAEKVQTIGKVLVLYRQSEERKIEIPRK
- the rlmE gene encoding 23S rRNA (uridine(2552)-2'-O)-methyltransferase RlmE, producing the protein MSKQKHSASSGRWLKEHFDDKYANEARKKGYRSRAYFKIDEIQTKDKLLKPGMTVVDLGAAPGGWSQYAAKIVGDNGQIIACDLLPMDPIAGVSFLQGDFRDDAVLDALLERIQPSMVDVVMSDMAPNIAGNNSVDQPRAMYLVELALDMCRQVLAPNGSFVVKVFQGEGFDQYVKEVRDMFKVVKVRKPDSSRARSREVFVVATGYKG